GGCGCTGAAACAGCTGATTTAAACCGTCGATCAGCCCTTGGTGGCTGCGTTGACGATCACTGCAAAGTCGGGAGCCTTCAGGGATGCGCCGCCGATCAGGCCGCCGTCCACATCCTTTTTGCTCAGCAGCTCCTCGCAGTTCTTGGCGTTCATACTGCCGCCGTACTGGACAGTGGTAGCCTCGGCAACTGCCTCGCCGTACACCTCGCCGATCACCTTGCGGATCTGGCCGCAGACTTCCTCAGCCTGATCGGCGGTAGCGGTCTTGCCGGTGCCGATGGCCCAGATGGGCTCGTAAGCGATCACAACATTTGCCATCTGCTCAGCGGTCACATCACGCAGAGCGATCTTGGTCTGCATACGCACCAGCTCTTCGGTCACGCCCTCTTCGCGCTGCTGCAGGCTCTCGCCCACGCAGATGATGACCTTCAGACCGGCGTTCAGAGCAGCCAGAGCCCGCTTGTTCACGGTCTGGTCGGTCTCGGCGAAGTACTGGCGGCGCTCAGAGTGGCCCACAATGACGTACTCCACGCCCAGATCTACCAGCATGTCAGCGCTGATCTCGCCGGTAAAAGCGCCGGACTTCTCGAAGTGGACATTCTCAGCACCCACATGGATGTTGGTGCCCTTGGTCTTTTCCACAGCGGTGACCAGATCGGTATACGGGGTGCAGATGACTACCTCGCAGCCTGCGTCCTGCACGGCGGGGACCAGCTCGTCCACCAGAACAGCAGCCTCGGAGGCAGTCTTGTTCATCTTCCAGTTGCCTGCAATGATAGCCTTACGCTTTGCCTTATCCATGATACTCTATCTCCTTTATTTACCTTCTATCGTGCAGAAAGCTCTGCACAAACAAAAAGATGCGGCGGCGCTAAAGCCGCCGCACCCATTATGATGCCGGGATCAGATTATGCGTTCTGAATGACTGCGATGCCGGGCAGCTCCTTGCCCTCCAGATACTCCAGAGAAGCGCCGCCGCCGGTGGAGATGTGGGTCATCTTGTCGCCCAGACCCATCTGCTGCACAGCTGCTGCGCTGTCGCCGCCGCCGATCACGGTGGTAGCGTCGCTCTCAGCCATAGCCTTTGCAACTGCCAGAGTGCCAGCTGCCAGAGTGGGGTTCTCGAACACGCCCATGGGGCCGTTCCACACAACGGTCTTGGATGCCTTGACAGCATCGGCAAACAGCTTCATGGTCTCGGGGCCGATGTCGCAGCCTTCCATGTCAGCCGGGATCGCGGTGACGGGAACAACAGTGGTCTCAACCGGAGCGTCGATGGGATCGGGGAAGTCCTTGATGCAGACAGCATCAACGGGCAGCAGCAGCTTCACGCCCTTCTCCTGAGCCTTGGCCATCATCTCCTTGCAGTAATCCAGCTTGGAATCGTCGCACAGGCTCTTGCCGACCTCGTAGCCCTGAGCCTTGACGAAGGTGTAAGCCATGCCGCCGCCGATGATCAGGGTATCGACCTTCTCCAGCAGGTTGGAGATAACATTCAGCTTGTCTGCGACCTTTGCGCCGCCCAGAATAGCGGTGAAGGGACGAACGGGATCGTTCACAGCGTTGCCCAGATACTTGATCTCCTTCTCCATCAGGTAGCCGACAGCGGTATCCTTGATGAAGTCGGTGACACCTGCAGTGGAGCAGTGTGCACGGTGGCAGCTGCCGAATGCATCGTCAACATATGCATCAGCCAGAGAAGCCAGCTCTTCGCTGAACTCAGGCATGTTCTTGGTCTCTTCCTTGCGGAAACGGGTGTTCTGCAGCAGAACGACATCGCCGTTGTTCATGGCAGCAACAGCAGCCTTTGCGTTCTCGCCCACAACGTTGTCGTCGTCAGCAAACACAACGGTCTTGCCCAGCTTTGCGCTCAGAGCCACAGCAACGGGTGCCAGGCTGAACTTTGCCTCGGGGCCGTTCTTGGGCTTGCCCAGATGGCTGCACAGGATGACCTTTGCGCCATCGTTGACCAGCTTCTGGATGGTGGGCAGAGCTGCATTGATGCGGTTCTCGTTGGTGATCACACCGTCCTTCATCGGGACGTTGAAATCGCAACGGACAAGCACCTTCTTGCCGCAGTAGTTCTGATCGTCGATCGTCTTCTTACCTAAACCCATGGTAATAAACTCCTCTCAAGTTTTAATTTCTGAACTAGAGTTTCGCTCGCATTCGGGGGATCTTGCCCCGTTACTCTACTATTATAAACAAAAACCGTGCACATTGCAAGGTAGCAAGATAGATAATAGTTTAACAAACATTTGCCGCTGATGCACGGAAATGTGTGTATTTTGACCGAAAGCCGCAGCCTTACCGTGTTTTCCGGCAGAACATTCCGCAAATGCGGTCATACATTCCCCATATGAACTTCTGGTTCCGCTGATCCCGCTCAAAAATTGCTTCCACACCAGCATAGCCGCTCGCCTTATACTTCCTGAAAATATTCTGCTTTCAGAGGATTATTCGACACTTCTTTTTCAAAGAATTCTTTGAAGCCTTCCTCCAATACATCCAGAAAATCCGGAGTCACCCCCCCACATATTCATGGATATCAGATAATTTTTCTGTGACCCAGCAGGTCACTTGTTCCTTGAAATGTGACCTACTGGGTCACATTTTGGCCTCAGAAGCCATCTCTGCTAAAGGGGAAAAAAGAAAATTCTGACTTCTATGTTGGCTGCTCTTTTCGTTCTTCTTGATTCGTTTTTTCATAGGCCAGATGTTCCTTATTGGAATCCACCATATATCCGGCACCTGTGAAGATGCCCGCAAGGAAAGCATGATAGAAGTCTTCCCGATAGTCATGGTAGCTTATGGTGCGCCGGAGCAGAGCATTCATTTCCTTGGTAATGCCTTCGCTGTCACCATTCCAGACTGCATCAAACAAAGCATTTCGATTCCACTTCTTCGTACTGTCATCGAACCATTGATGATTTGTTGATCCCAGTTATATTTCTCGCAGATAAAGTCAGCTGCCTGATTCTTCATTTTCATAACCATTTCAGGATGGTCACAAGCCTCTTGCAGTTTTTCTCGCAAGTCCTCTACATCTGACTTTTTGAAAATCAATGCCTTATCTTCCACAACCTCTGCGCATTCCGGAATATCGGAAACCAGACAGCAATTGCCGTAGCTCATTGCCTCCAGTAGACTTAATGGCATTCCTTCCAGATCAGACGGCAGCGTGTAAATGTAAGCATTGCTGTATAGTTCATCCAACATTGCTCCCTGCACAAACCCGGTAAATAGAATCCGATCGTCACCCTTCGCCAGTTCTTTCAATTCCTCCATAAAGGAATCCGTATCGCTGGAGCCACCTGCAATGACCAGTTTTTTCTGTCTTAACATTCTTGAATGCCTCAACCAGATATCGAATCCCCTTCTCCGGCACCAGACGCCCGAGGAACAATATGTAGGAATCTTTTTCCAGTCCAAAATGATCTGTGATCAGCTTTGCTTCCCGAATCTGCGGCCTATTCACGCCATTAGGGATAAAGTGTGTTTCTCTTCCATAAGTTTCCTTAAAATAGTCCTGCACTCCTTTGCTCAGAACAATGACCTCGTCCGCATATTTCGCAGCATTTTTTTCACCCTGCCGGATAAATTTTGATCCAACGCCAAATTTCCATTTTTCGCGGGCCCAGTCCAAACCGTGAATAGTGCAGATTACACGCTTGCCAAAAAGTTTTGGTATCCAACAGAAAAAGGCAGGACCTTCTGCATGGATATGCACCACATCGTATTTTCCAAATGCACTATAAAGTGCCGCAAATGCGGAGGAGCTGACTGCAGCAAGTCCGCGTCGTTCAATGGTCGGAACAAACTTCTGACGGATTCCCTCGTACTCCGTTTTACCAGCATCGTCATATTCTGCACCACTCACATGATGGCCTGCTCTGTTGTAGCAGGTCACGTCACAACCATTCTGTACCATTCGGGTGCAGAGCTCTTTGACAACGATTTCTACTCCGCCTTCTCTCGATAATCGCTTCTGTCCGAACATCGCAATCGCAAGTTTCTTACTCATAAATCTTTCCCACAATCCCACTCAATTTCTTCATCAATATCTCGGTCAACACAAAGAGCGGATAGGCTCGTGCACCTGTCCGCTGGCTGTCACCCCACCCTCATGGTCGAGATTTCTTCCTGTGCGGCATTTCTGCCGCTCAGAAAGATCATTCGTTCATTCTTCGGGTAAGAAAATATGAACTTCGGGTCGCGGAGCCTTTCGTTCTCTGCCGTACCCTTGTCCCTATTATG
Above is a genomic segment from Faecalibacterium taiwanense containing:
- the tpiA gene encoding triose-phosphate isomerase; its protein translation is MDKAKRKAIIAGNWKMNKTASEAAVLVDELVPAVQDAGCEVVICTPYTDLVTAVEKTKGTNIHVGAENVHFEKSGAFTGEISADMLVDLGVEYVIVGHSERRQYFAETDQTVNKRALAALNAGLKVIICVGESLQQREEGVTEELVRMQTKIALRDVTAEQMANVVIAYEPIWAIGTGKTATADQAEEVCGQIRKVIGEVYGEAVAEATTVQYGGSMNAKNCEELLSKKDVDGGLIGGASLKAPDFAVIVNAATKG
- a CDS encoding glycosyltransferase family 4 protein, which produces MSKKLAIAMFGQKRLSREGGVEIVVKELCTRMVQNGCDVTCYNRAGHHVSGAEYDDAGKTEYEGIRQKFVPTIERRGLAAVSSSAFAALYSAFGKYDVVHIHAEGPAFFCWIPKLFGKRVICTIHGLDWAREKWKFGVGSKFIRQGEKNAAKYADEVIVLSKGVQDYFKETYGRETHFIPNGVNRPQIREAKLITDHFGLEKDSYILFLGRLVPEKGIRYLVEAFKNVKTEKTGHCRWLQRYGFLYGGIERTGEG
- a CDS encoding glycosyltransferase family 4 protein, with protein sequence MLRQKKLVIAGGSSDTDSFMEELKELAKGDDRILFTGFVQGAMLDELYSNAYIYTLPSDLEGMPLSLLEAMSYGNCCLVSDIPECAEVVEDKALIFKKSDVEDLREKLQEACDHPEMVMKMKNQAADFICEKYNWDQQIINGSMTVRRSGIEMLCLMQSGMVTAKALPRK
- a CDS encoding phosphoglycerate kinase, producing MGLGKKTIDDQNYCGKKVLVRCDFNVPMKDGVITNENRINAALPTIQKLVNDGAKVILCSHLGKPKNGPEAKFSLAPVAVALSAKLGKTVVFADDDNVVGENAKAAVAAMNNGDVVLLQNTRFRKEETKNMPEFSEELASLADAYVDDAFGSCHRAHCSTAGVTDFIKDTAVGYLMEKEIKYLGNAVNDPVRPFTAILGGAKVADKLNVISNLLEKVDTLIIGGGMAYTFVKAQGYEVGKSLCDDSKLDYCKEMMAKAQEKGVKLLLPVDAVCIKDFPDPIDAPVETTVVPVTAIPADMEGCDIGPETMKLFADAVKASKTVVWNGPMGVFENPTLAAGTLAVAKAMAESDATTVIGGGDSAAAVQQMGLGDKMTHISTGGGASLEYLEGKELPGIAVIQNA